The following proteins are encoded in a genomic region of Caldicoprobacter guelmensis:
- the lpdA gene encoding dihydrolipoyl dehydrogenase, translated as MVYDLIVIGGGPAGYLGAERAGQAGLKTLLIEERFLGGVCLNEGCIPSKALLHSAKICDYAKFGEKYGVTAKDVVLDHGMVIARKNKVVKTLVAGIKSQLKASHVEVVEGRAYIVDRSHDGYTVKVNNESFVGKRLLIATGSVPIMPPIPGIEKGLEKGYVLTNREILDIPQVPDSLVIVGGGIIGLEMASYFNSAGSKVTIIEMLDHIGGSIDREISQILLKNYQKKGIEFKLNSKVVEIHDGAVVYECDGKREAVEADKVLMSVGRRPTVEGIGLESIGVEIERGAIKTDDKGKTNRPEVYAAGDVNGRYMLAHTAYREAEVCVNNMLGKKDIVRYHAIPSVIYTNPEVAFVGETEETAREKGIDFEVAKVSMRYSGRYVAENEGGDGICKVLIDRKYRNIIGVHMIGNYSSEIIYGAGLMIEAEMRIKDIKELVFPHPTVSEVIRECIFQFED; from the coding sequence ATGGTTTATGACCTGATTGTAATAGGTGGTGGGCCGGCAGGCTATTTAGGTGCCGAAAGGGCAGGCCAGGCGGGCCTTAAAACGCTTCTTATCGAAGAAAGATTCCTGGGTGGAGTATGCCTGAATGAGGGATGCATCCCCTCAAAGGCTCTGCTTCACTCGGCTAAGATATGCGATTATGCAAAGTTTGGTGAAAAATACGGGGTCACTGCAAAGGATGTGGTCTTGGACCACGGCATGGTAATAGCAAGAAAGAACAAGGTTGTAAAGACATTGGTGGCTGGCATAAAGTCGCAGCTTAAGGCCAGCCATGTGGAGGTTGTGGAAGGCCGTGCTTACATAGTTGATAGAAGTCACGATGGTTATACCGTCAAAGTAAATAATGAATCGTTTGTAGGTAAAAGGTTGCTAATTGCTACTGGTTCTGTACCCATCATGCCTCCAATACCGGGCATCGAAAAAGGCCTGGAGAAAGGTTACGTCCTTACCAACCGCGAGATACTCGATATACCGCAGGTACCCGACTCCCTGGTCATCGTGGGAGGCGGTATAATAGGGCTTGAAATGGCATCGTATTTCAATTCGGCAGGTAGCAAAGTCACCATAATCGAGATGCTGGACCACATCGGCGGAAGCATAGACAGGGAGATTTCGCAGATTCTGCTTAAGAATTATCAAAAGAAGGGAATAGAGTTCAAGCTTAACTCAAAAGTGGTGGAGATACATGATGGGGCTGTGGTCTATGAATGTGATGGAAAAAGAGAAGCTGTTGAAGCGGATAAGGTATTGATGAGCGTGGGGCGAAGGCCGACTGTGGAAGGCATAGGCCTTGAAAGTATCGGTGTTGAGATTGAAAGGGGTGCCATAAAGACTGACGATAAGGGCAAGACCAATAGGCCGGAGGTTTATGCAGCTGGCGATGTCAACGGCCGTTATATGCTGGCACATACCGCCTACAGGGAAGCTGAGGTTTGCGTAAACAACATGCTGGGCAAGAAGGACATTGTACGCTATCACGCCATCCCCTCCGTGATATACACCAACCCGGAGGTTGCATTTGTGGGTGAGACCGAAGAAACCGCAAGGGAAAAAGGTATTGACTTTGAAGTTGCAAAGGTATCCATGCGCTATAGCGGTAGGTACGTGGCCGAGAACGAGGGAGGAGACGGCATATGCAAGGTGCTCATCGATAGGAAGTACAGGAATATAATAGGTGTTCACATGATAGGCAATTATTCTTCAGAAATCATTTACGGCGCAGGATTGATGATTGAAGCCGAGATGCGCATAAAGGACATAAAGGAGCTGGTATTTCCACATCCAACTGTGTCGGAGGTTATAAGGGAGTGCATATTTCAATTTGAAGATTGA